A window from Mycobacterium botniense encodes these proteins:
- a CDS encoding phospho-sugar mutase, with protein MTPEQWIAHDPDPVTAAELARCDPDELSARFAHPLSFGTAGLRGPLRGGPDAMNLAVVLRATWAVAQVLTRHGHGGSPVIVGRDARHGSSQFAVATAEVLAAQGFSVLLLPDPVPTPVVAFAVRQIGAAAGIQITASHNPPTDNGYKVYVEGGMQVAAPVDREIETAMTAAPFADRIARSPVQPADTGVVGSYIERAAHIRRSAGTLRVALTPLHGVGGAVAVETLRRAGFTDVHCVASQFSPDPDFPTVAFPNPEEPGATDAVLALAADVGADIAIALDPDADRCAVGIPTPAGWRMLSGNETGWLLGDYILSRTPVPGAVASTVVSSRMLAAIAAYYGAPYVETLTGFKWLARADADLPGAALIYAYEEAIGYCVDPDAVRDKDGISAAVLICDLAAMRKEQGASLLDALDELARRHGVHESALVSRDVAGAAEAADLMRRLRAHPPQQMAGFDLTTIDLLNHPGRLRSDVLIFGGSGGDMSVRVVVRPSGTEPKIKFYLEVRCPASTNLRDGRQRAAALRDELVSAVRRW; from the coding sequence GTGACACCTGAGCAGTGGATCGCCCACGACCCCGACCCGGTGACAGCCGCCGAGCTCGCCCGCTGCGACCCTGACGAACTGTCCGCACGGTTTGCGCACCCACTGTCGTTCGGCACCGCGGGCCTGCGCGGGCCGCTTCGCGGCGGGCCCGACGCGATGAACCTGGCCGTGGTGCTGCGCGCCACCTGGGCGGTCGCACAGGTCCTCACCCGTCACGGCCATGGTGGTTCGCCGGTGATTGTGGGCCGCGACGCCCGGCACGGATCAAGCCAATTCGCCGTGGCGACCGCTGAAGTTCTTGCTGCACAAGGATTTTCGGTTCTATTGCTGCCCGATCCGGTGCCCACGCCAGTGGTGGCGTTCGCGGTGCGGCAGATCGGCGCCGCCGCCGGCATCCAGATCACGGCCTCGCACAACCCCCCGACCGACAACGGCTACAAGGTGTATGTCGAAGGCGGCATGCAGGTCGCGGCCCCGGTCGACCGCGAGATCGAAACCGCGATGACCGCCGCCCCGTTCGCTGACCGGATCGCCAGAAGCCCGGTGCAACCCGCGGATACCGGTGTGGTCGGCAGCTACATCGAACGGGCCGCCCACATCCGGCGCAGCGCGGGCACCCTTCGGGTCGCGCTGACACCATTGCACGGTGTCGGCGGCGCGGTGGCCGTCGAAACCCTGCGGCGCGCCGGGTTCACCGATGTGCACTGCGTCGCATCACAGTTTTCCCCGGACCCGGACTTTCCCACGGTCGCGTTCCCCAACCCGGAGGAACCCGGCGCCACCGACGCCGTGCTGGCCCTGGCCGCCGACGTTGGCGCCGATATCGCGATCGCACTGGATCCCGACGCCGACCGCTGCGCGGTGGGAATCCCCACACCCGCGGGATGGCGGATGCTTTCCGGAAACGAAACAGGTTGGCTGCTGGGTGATTACATTTTGTCACGGACCCCGGTTCCGGGAGCGGTGGCCAGCACTGTCGTATCGTCGCGGATGCTGGCGGCGATCGCCGCCTACTACGGCGCGCCCTACGTCGAAACGCTCACCGGTTTCAAATGGCTTGCCCGTGCCGACGCGGATCTACCCGGAGCTGCCTTGATTTATGCCTACGAGGAAGCGATCGGCTACTGTGTTGACCCCGACGCCGTCCGCGACAAGGACGGTATCAGCGCCGCGGTGCTGATCTGCGATTTGGCGGCGATGCGCAAAGAGCAGGGAGCCTCGCTGCTCGACGCGCTCGACGAGCTCGCACGACGGCACGGTGTGCATGAGAGTGCGTTGGTGTCACGTGACGTCGCCGGCGCCGCCGAGGCCGCGGACTTGATGCGGCGGCTGCGGGCCCATCCCCCGCAGCAGATGGCCGGATTCGATCTCACCACAATCGATTTGCTCAATCACCCGGGACGGCTTCGGTCCGACGTGCTGATCTTCGGCGGCAGCGGCGGCGACATGTCAGTGCGAGTGGTGGTGCGCCCCTCCGGTACGGAGCCGAAAATCAAGTTCTACTTGGAGGTTCGCTGTCCTGCGTCCACCAATCTGCGCGACGGCCGGCAGCGGGCGGCCGCACTGCGTGACGAACTGGTCAGCGCAGTGCGGCGCTGGTAG
- a CDS encoding M20 family metallopeptidase, with product MSLVDSAEAWLAAHYHDVIAWRRHLHRYPELGRQEFATTQFVAERLADAGLNPKVLPGGTGLTCDFGPEQEPRIALRADLDALPMTERTGAPYASTTPNVAHACGHDAHTAILLGTALALASAPELPVAVRLIFQAAEELMPGGALDAIAAGALTGVSRIFALHCDPRLAVGKVAVKSGPITSAADSVEISVYSPGGHTSRPHLTADLVYGLGTVITGLPGVLSRRIDPRHATVMVWGAVKAGTAANAIPQAGVLAGTVRTASRQTWLDLEDIVREAVAALLSPLRIDHTLQYRRGVPPVVNEETSTRILTHAIEAVGPDVLADTRQSGGGEDFSWYLEEVPGAMARLGVWSGDGPQLDLHQPTFDIDERALAIGVRVMVNVVEQSALH from the coding sequence ATGAGTCTGGTCGACAGCGCCGAAGCGTGGCTGGCCGCGCACTACCACGACGTGATCGCCTGGCGGCGGCATCTGCACCGCTACCCCGAATTGGGGCGCCAGGAATTCGCCACCACGCAGTTCGTCGCCGAACGGCTGGCCGACGCCGGTCTCAACCCGAAGGTGCTGCCCGGCGGGACCGGTCTGACCTGCGATTTCGGCCCCGAGCAGGAGCCCAGGATCGCGTTGCGGGCGGACCTGGATGCCCTTCCAATGACCGAGCGCACCGGTGCGCCGTACGCCTCGACCACGCCCAATGTCGCGCACGCGTGCGGCCACGACGCGCACACCGCGATCCTGCTGGGTACCGCGCTGGCGCTGGCGTCGGCGCCCGAGTTGCCGGTCGCAGTGCGGCTCATCTTTCAGGCTGCAGAAGAGCTGATGCCCGGAGGCGCGCTGGACGCGATCGCGGCCGGCGCGTTGACCGGGGTCTCGCGGATCTTCGCGCTGCACTGTGATCCCCGGCTCGCGGTTGGCAAAGTGGCGGTGAAATCAGGCCCGATCACCTCGGCGGCCGACTCGGTCGAGATCAGTGTGTATTCGCCCGGCGGGCACACCTCGCGTCCGCACCTGACCGCTGACCTGGTGTACGGCCTGGGCACTGTGATCACGGGGCTGCCCGGTGTGCTCTCGCGCCGCATCGATCCGCGGCACGCCACGGTCATGGTGTGGGGTGCGGTCAAGGCCGGCACGGCCGCCAACGCCATACCCCAAGCCGGTGTCCTGGCCGGCACCGTGCGCACCGCCAGCCGCCAAACCTGGCTGGATCTGGAAGACATTGTCCGCGAGGCGGTTGCGGCGCTGCTGTCGCCGCTGCGCATCGATCACACGCTGCAGTACCGCCGTGGAGTGCCGCCGGTGGTCAACGAAGAGACCTCGACCCGCATTCTCACCCACGCTATCGAGGCCGTCGGCCCCGATGTGCTCGCCGACACCCGGCAATCCGGCGGGGGCGAGGACTTCTCGTGGTATCTGGAGGAAGTTCCCGGCGCTATGGCGCGACTGGGGGTGTGGTCGGGCGATGGGCCCCAGCTGGATCTGCATCAACCGACATTCGACATCGACGAGCGTGCCCTGGCCATCGGTGTGCGGGTGATGGTCAACGTGGTCGAGCAGTCAGCGCTGCACTAA
- a CDS encoding gamma-glutamylcyclotransferase, which translates to MPLYAAYGSNMDPEQMAQRAPHSPMAGTGWLHGWRLTFGGEDIGWEGALATIVEDPGSKVFVVLYDVTPADEKNLDRWEGSELGIHKKIRCRVERVSSDTTTDPVLAWLYVLDAWEGGLPSAHYLGVMADAAEIAGAPPDYVHDLRTRPARNIGR; encoded by the coding sequence GTGCCGCTCTACGCCGCGTACGGATCCAACATGGATCCCGAGCAGATGGCGCAGCGGGCACCCCACTCACCGATGGCCGGGACCGGCTGGCTGCACGGCTGGCGGCTGACATTCGGGGGCGAGGACATCGGCTGGGAAGGGGCGCTGGCCACCATCGTCGAGGATCCGGGCTCGAAGGTGTTCGTCGTGCTCTACGACGTGACACCTGCCGACGAGAAGAACCTGGACCGGTGGGAAGGCTCGGAGTTGGGTATCCACAAGAAGATTCGGTGCCGGGTGGAGCGGGTGTCATCGGACACGACGACCGATCCCGTGCTGGCGTGGCTGTATGTGCTGGACGCGTGGGAGGGCGGGCTGCCGTCGGCCCACTACCTGGGTGTGATGGCCGATGCCGCCGAAATCGCAGGCGCGCCACCAGATTACGTGCATGACCTGCGTACCCGCCCGGCCCGCAACATCGGCCGCTGA
- a CDS encoding purine-nucleoside phosphorylase, which produces MSGQPDPETLARAAAQVIAQRSGVAEHDVAIVLGSGWAPAAAALGSPSAVLPMAELPGFTPPTAVGHSGQVCSVPVGAHRVLVLAGRLHPYEGYELRHVVHPVRAACAAGARIIVLTNAAGALRDDLEVGQPVLISDHLNLTARSPLVGPHFVDLVDAYARRLRTLARETDPTLTEGVYAGLPGPHFETPAEIRMLRLLGADLVGMSTVHETIAARAAGAEVLGVSLVTNLAAGISGQPLSHTEVLAVGAASAARMGSLLADVITRI; this is translated from the coding sequence GTGAGTGGCCAGCCCGATCCCGAGACACTAGCGCGCGCGGCCGCACAGGTGATCGCGCAACGCAGCGGGGTCGCTGAACACGATGTTGCGATCGTTCTCGGATCGGGCTGGGCGCCGGCGGCCGCAGCGCTCGGCTCGCCGTCCGCGGTGCTGCCGATGGCCGAACTGCCGGGTTTCACCCCGCCAACCGCAGTGGGACACAGCGGACAGGTGTGCTCGGTGCCGGTCGGGGCGCACCGGGTGCTTGTGCTGGCCGGTCGCCTGCACCCCTACGAGGGCTATGAGCTGCGCCACGTGGTGCACCCGGTGCGGGCGGCGTGCGCGGCGGGAGCTCGCATCATTGTGCTGACCAACGCGGCCGGAGCGCTTCGCGATGACCTCGAGGTCGGCCAGCCGGTGCTGATCAGCGACCACTTGAACCTGACCGCGCGTTCGCCCTTGGTCGGGCCGCACTTCGTCGACCTGGTCGACGCGTATGCGCGGCGGCTGCGCACCCTCGCCCGCGAGACCGACCCGACGCTGACCGAAGGCGTCTACGCCGGCCTGCCCGGACCGCACTTTGAGACACCTGCCGAAATCCGGATGCTGCGCCTGCTGGGCGCTGATCTGGTGGGAATGTCCACCGTGCACGAGACCATCGCGGCGCGAGCCGCCGGGGCCGAGGTGCTCGGTGTTTCGCTGGTGACGAACCTGGCCGCCGGGATCTCCGGCCAACCGCTCAGCCATACCGAGGTACTCGCGGTTGGCGCCGCATCGGCTGCCCGGATGGGTTCGCTGCTGGCCGATGTGATCACCCGGATCTGA
- the nei2 gene encoding endonuclease VIII Nei2, producing the protein MPEGDTVWRTAATLRRALAGRTLTRCDIRVPRFATVDLTGQVVDEVLSRGKHLFLRIGPASIHSHLKMDGSWRVTRAGPLPADHRIRVILDAADVRAVGIDLGVLEILERDRDQHVVAHLGPDLLGEDWDPTRAAANLTIDPDRPIAEALLDQRVLAGIGNVYCTELCFVTGNLPTAPVSAVADPLRLVELARAMLWANRRRWSRCTTGDTRAGRRLWVYGRAGQPCRRCGTLISRDTTGERVTFWCPSCQR; encoded by the coding sequence ATGCCTGAAGGCGACACGGTGTGGCGCACCGCCGCCACCCTGCGGCGGGCGCTCGCCGGTCGCACGCTGACCCGCTGCGATATCCGGGTGCCGCGGTTCGCGACCGTCGACCTCACCGGGCAGGTGGTCGATGAGGTGCTCAGCCGGGGCAAACACCTGTTCCTGCGCATCGGCCCGGCCAGCATCCACTCGCATCTGAAAATGGACGGCAGCTGGCGCGTCACCCGCGCCGGGCCGCTGCCTGCGGATCACCGAATCCGGGTCATCCTGGACGCCGCCGATGTCCGGGCCGTTGGCATCGACCTGGGTGTGCTGGAGATCCTCGAACGAGACCGCGACCAGCATGTCGTCGCGCATCTGGGACCTGACCTGCTCGGTGAGGACTGGGACCCCACACGCGCCGCCGCCAACCTCACCATCGACCCCGACCGGCCGATCGCTGAGGCGCTGCTGGACCAGCGGGTGCTGGCCGGGATCGGCAACGTCTACTGCACCGAGCTGTGTTTCGTCACCGGAAACCTGCCGACCGCGCCGGTCAGCGCCGTTGCCGATCCGTTACGGCTGGTAGAGCTGGCGCGAGCGATGTTATGGGCCAACCGTCGACGCTGGAGCCGCTGCACCACCGGTGACACTCGCGCCGGCCGCCGGCTCTGGGTGTACGGGCGCGCTGGGCAGCCCTGCCGTCGCTGCGGCACGCTGATCAGCCGAGACACCACCGGCGAGCGGGTGACATTCTGGTGTCCGTCCTGCCAGCGTTAG
- a CDS encoding glycerol-3-phosphate dehydrogenase/oxidase — protein sequence MSELIRAPDGVQAWPASSLRPQQRSVAWDRLGAEQFDVVVIGGGVVGSGCALDAATRGLKVALVEARDFASGTSSRSSKMFHGGLRYLEQLEFGLVREALYERELSLTTLAPHLVKPLPFLYPLTRRWWERPYVAAGIFLYDRLGGARSVPPQKHLTRAGALRLCPGLKRSSLIGGIRYYDTVVDDARHTLTVARTAAYYGAVVRSSTQVVALLREGDRVTGVRVRDSEDGAVTEVHGHVVVNATGVWTDEIQALSKQRGRFHIRASKGVHIVVPRDRIVSDVAIILRTERSVMFVIPWGSHWIIGTTDTDWDFDLAHPAATKADIDYILTTVNGVLATPLTHADIDGVYAGLRPLLAGESDDTSKLSREHAVAVPAPGLVSIAGGKYTTYRVMAADAIDAAAEFIPARVAPSITAKVQLLGADGYFALVNQAEHVGAMHGLHPYRVRHLLDRYGSLLSEVLALAADRRELLSPITAAPAYLKVEALYAAAAEGALHVEDILARRMRISIEYPHRGLDCAREVAELVAPVLGWGPADVDREVATYIARVEAEILSQTQPDDASADALRASAPEARAEILEPVPLT from the coding sequence GTGAGCGAGCTGATCCGCGCGCCGGATGGTGTGCAGGCGTGGCCGGCGTCCTCGTTGAGACCGCAACAACGCAGCGTGGCCTGGGACCGGCTTGGTGCCGAGCAATTCGACGTCGTGGTCATCGGCGGCGGCGTGGTGGGCTCCGGGTGCGCGCTGGACGCCGCCACCCGTGGCCTGAAGGTGGCTCTGGTCGAAGCACGCGACTTCGCCTCCGGCACCTCGAGCCGCTCGTCGAAAATGTTCCACGGCGGGCTGCGCTACCTCGAACAGCTGGAGTTCGGGCTGGTGCGCGAGGCGCTTTACGAGCGTGAACTGTCGCTGACCACGTTGGCGCCGCATCTGGTGAAACCGCTGCCGTTCTTGTACCCGCTGACCCGGCGCTGGTGGGAACGCCCCTATGTCGCGGCCGGCATATTTCTCTACGATCGGCTCGGCGGCGCGAGATCGGTTCCGCCGCAAAAGCATTTGACTCGCGCCGGCGCGCTACGGTTGTGTCCGGGTCTTAAGCGCAGCTCGTTGATCGGCGGTATCCGCTACTACGACACCGTGGTGGACGACGCCCGGCATACGCTGACGGTCGCGCGCACAGCCGCCTATTACGGCGCTGTGGTCCGGTCCTCCACCCAGGTGGTGGCGCTGCTGCGTGAGGGTGACCGGGTGACCGGTGTACGGGTCCGCGACTCCGAGGACGGTGCGGTCACCGAGGTCCACGGTCACGTGGTGGTCAACGCCACCGGGGTGTGGACCGACGAAATCCAGGCATTGTCCAAACAGCGCGGGCGGTTTCACATCCGGGCGTCCAAAGGTGTGCATATCGTTGTGCCACGGGACCGGATCGTCAGCGATGTCGCGATCATCCTGCGCACCGAGCGGTCGGTGATGTTCGTCATCCCGTGGGGAAGCCATTGGATCATCGGAACCACCGACACCGACTGGGATTTCGATCTGGCGCACCCGGCAGCCACCAAGGCCGATATCGACTACATCCTCACCACCGTGAACGGCGTTCTGGCGACCCCGCTGACCCACGCCGATATCGACGGGGTGTACGCGGGACTGCGCCCGCTGCTCGCCGGGGAAAGCGACGACACCTCCAAGCTGTCACGGGAGCACGCCGTCGCGGTGCCCGCGCCGGGCCTGGTGTCCATCGCCGGGGGCAAGTACACCACCTACCGGGTGATGGCCGCCGACGCGATCGACGCGGCAGCGGAGTTCATTCCGGCCCGGGTCGCCCCGTCGATCACCGCGAAGGTGCAGCTGCTGGGTGCCGACGGATACTTCGCATTGGTGAACCAAGCCGAGCACGTCGGCGCGATGCACGGGCTGCACCCCTACCGCGTGCGCCACCTGCTCGATCGCTACGGGTCGCTGCTCAGCGAGGTGCTGGCGCTGGCCGCCGACCGGCGTGAGTTGCTCAGCCCGATCACCGCGGCCCCGGCGTACCTGAAGGTGGAGGCCCTCTACGCCGCGGCCGCCGAAGGTGCTCTGCACGTCGAGGACATCCTGGCCCGGCGCATGCGGATCTCCATCGAATACCCGCACCGCGGGCTTGATTGTGCCCGCGAAGTGGCCGAGCTGGTGGCCCCGGTGCTCGGGTGGGGGCCTGCGGACGTTGACCGTGAAGTCGCCACCTATATTGCCCGGGTGGAGGCGGAGATTCTCTCGCAGACCCAGCCTGATGACGCGTCGGCCGATGCGTTGCGCGCCAGCGCACCCGAAGCCCGGGCCGAAATCCTCGAGCCGGTGCCGCTGACGTGA
- the upp gene encoding uracil phosphoribosyltransferase, whose translation MQVCVVDHPLAAARLTTLRDERTDNAAFRAALRDLTLMLVYEATRDAPAEAVPVRTPLAETLGARLVKPPLLVPVLRAGLGMVDQAHALIPEARVAFVGVARDEHTHLPVPYLEALPDDVSVQPVMVLDPMLATGGSMIHVIDLLRCRGATDITVISVIAAPEGIAALEKSAPNVRLFTAAVDDGLNEIAYIVPGLGDAGDRQFGPR comes from the coding sequence GTGCAGGTGTGTGTCGTGGACCACCCGCTGGCCGCCGCTCGGCTGACCACACTGCGTGATGAGCGCACCGATAACGCCGCGTTTCGTGCAGCCTTGCGCGACTTGACGCTGATGCTGGTCTATGAGGCCACCCGAGACGCGCCTGCTGAAGCGGTGCCCGTCCGCACTCCGCTGGCCGAGACGCTGGGCGCACGATTGGTGAAACCGCCGCTGCTGGTTCCGGTGCTGCGGGCCGGGCTGGGCATGGTCGACCAGGCACACGCGCTGATACCGGAGGCTCGGGTGGCCTTTGTCGGGGTGGCCCGCGACGAGCACACTCATCTGCCGGTTCCCTATCTGGAGGCACTGCCCGACGACGTGAGCGTCCAGCCGGTGATGGTCCTTGACCCGATGCTGGCGACCGGCGGCTCGATGATCCATGTTATCGATCTGCTGCGCTGCCGCGGTGCGACGGACATCACCGTGATCAGCGTGATCGCTGCGCCGGAAGGCATTGCCGCGCTGGAGAAATCGGCGCCGAACGTGCGGTTGTTCACCGCGGCTGTCGACGACGGGCTTAACGAGATCGCGTATATCGTGCCAGGGCTCGGCGACGCCGGTGACCGCCAGTTCGGGCCGCGCTGA
- a CDS encoding NAD(P)H-quinone dehydrogenase: MVTRIVILGGGPAGYEAALVAAARGPDVAHVTVIDSDGIGGACVLWDCVPSKTFIASSGLRTALRRAPQLGFDIDIDDAKISLPHIHHRVKTLAAAQSADITAQLLASGVEVIAGRGELADPAPGLARHRVRVTTADGATRDYDADVVLIATGASPRILRSARPDGERILTWRQLYDLQSLPEHLIVVGSGVTGAEFVNAYTELGAAVTVVASRDRVLPYEDADAARVLEESFAERGVRLVKNARAESVTRTRAGVLVTMTDGRTVEGSHALMTIGSVPNTAGLGLERVGIQLGPGNHVTVDRVSRTSVTGIYAAGDCTGLLPLASVAAMQGRIAMYHALGEAVSPIRLRTVAATVFTRPEIAAVGVPQTAIDSGSVLARTIMLPLRTNARAKMSELRHGFVKVFCRQATGVVIGGVVVAPIASELILPIAVAVTNRITVDELAQTLAVYPSLSGSITEAGRRLMAHDDLD, from the coding sequence GTGGTGACCCGCATCGTGATCCTCGGGGGAGGGCCGGCCGGATACGAGGCCGCGCTGGTCGCGGCCGCGCGCGGTCCCGATGTCGCTCACGTCACCGTCATCGACTCCGACGGCATCGGGGGCGCGTGCGTGCTGTGGGACTGCGTGCCGTCCAAGACGTTCATCGCGTCCAGCGGACTGCGCACCGCACTGCGCCGCGCACCCCAGCTGGGTTTCGACATCGACATCGACGATGCCAAGATCTCGTTGCCGCACATCCATCACCGGGTTAAGACGCTGGCCGCCGCGCAGTCGGCCGATATCACCGCCCAGCTGCTCGCTTCGGGAGTCGAGGTGATCGCCGGGCGCGGCGAGTTGGCCGACCCTGCTCCCGGGCTGGCGCGTCACCGCGTCCGGGTCACCACCGCCGACGGCGCCACCCGCGACTATGACGCTGACGTCGTGCTGATCGCCACCGGCGCCAGCCCGCGGATCCTGCGGTCGGCGCGGCCGGACGGCGAGCGCATCCTGACCTGGCGGCAGCTCTATGACCTCCAGTCGCTGCCGGAGCACCTCATTGTGGTGGGCTCGGGTGTCACCGGCGCCGAGTTCGTCAACGCCTACACCGAATTGGGGGCCGCGGTCACCGTGGTCGCCAGCCGGGACCGGGTGCTGCCCTACGAGGACGCTGACGCCGCGCGGGTGCTGGAGGAGTCGTTCGCCGAACGCGGTGTGCGGCTGGTCAAAAACGCCCGCGCTGAATCGGTCACCCGGACCCGCGCCGGTGTGCTGGTGACGATGACCGACGGGCGCACCGTCGAGGGCAGCCACGCCCTGATGACGATCGGGTCGGTGCCCAACACCGCTGGCCTTGGCCTCGAACGGGTCGGCATCCAGCTCGGACCGGGCAACCATGTGACGGTCGACCGGGTGTCGCGGACCTCTGTGACCGGTATCTACGCGGCAGGTGACTGTACGGGCCTGCTGCCGCTGGCCTCGGTGGCCGCCATGCAGGGCCGCATCGCGATGTACCACGCCCTCGGGGAAGCCGTCAGTCCGATCCGGTTGCGCACCGTGGCGGCGACGGTGTTCACCCGGCCCGAGATCGCGGCGGTCGGCGTGCCACAGACGGCGATCGACAGCGGCTCGGTGCTGGCCCGCACCATCATGTTGCCGCTGCGGACCAACGCGCGGGCCAAGATGTCGGAGCTGCGGCACGGCTTCGTCAAGGTGTTCTGCCGGCAGGCCACCGGGGTGGTGATCGGTGGGGTGGTGGTCGCCCCGATCGCTTCCGAGTTGATCCTGCCGATCGCCGTGGCGGTGACCAACCGCATCACGGTCGATGAGCTGGCGCAGACCCTGGCCGTCTACCCGTCGCTGTCCGGTTCCATCACCGAGGCCGGGCGGCGGCTGATGGCACACGACGACCTGGACTGA
- a CDS encoding pseudouridine synthase, with protein sequence MRAAPLPVRDGLGPARVRLRGGPVLAELSARFGASVRDKLLAGEVVDAAGNVLNETAVLPRGSSVYLYRELPREPLVPFDIPVLYRDSAIVVVDKPHFLATMPRGRHVAQTALVRLRRELGLPQLCPAHRLDRLTAGVLLFTVRPDVRGRYQTLFARGAVHKTYLARSAAQPLIDLPVRVRSRIVKRRGCLQAVEEPGEPNAETLVERAGPDGLYRLTPRTGRTHQLRVHMAALGLPLIGDPLYPDILDISGDDFGAPLQLLSHSLEFDDPLSGRRHRFVSRRSLGDIGAPPARTAG encoded by the coding sequence GTGAGAGCAGCGCCGCTTCCGGTTCGCGACGGGTTGGGGCCGGCGCGGGTGCGGTTACGCGGTGGTCCGGTGCTGGCGGAGCTGAGCGCCCGCTTCGGTGCGTCCGTCCGGGACAAACTGCTGGCCGGAGAGGTGGTCGATGCCGCGGGCAATGTGCTCAACGAAACGGCGGTACTGCCGCGCGGTTCGAGCGTGTACCTGTATCGCGAACTACCCCGGGAGCCGTTGGTGCCGTTCGATATCCCGGTGCTGTACCGGGACAGCGCCATCGTGGTCGTCGACAAGCCGCACTTTCTGGCCACCATGCCGCGCGGCCGCCATGTCGCTCAGACGGCGCTGGTGCGGCTACGCCGGGAACTGGGGTTACCCCAGCTTTGCCCGGCCCACCGGTTGGACCGGTTGACCGCGGGGGTGTTGCTGTTCACGGTCCGGCCCGACGTACGCGGCCGGTATCAGACACTGTTTGCCCGCGGCGCTGTGCACAAAACGTATCTGGCGCGCTCAGCCGCGCAACCCCTGATCGACCTGCCGGTACGGGTGCGCAGCCGGATTGTCAAACGTCGCGGCTGCTTACAGGCGGTCGAGGAACCCGGTGAGCCGAACGCCGAGACGCTGGTGGAGCGGGCCGGCCCGGACGGACTGTACCGGCTGACCCCGCGCACCGGACGCACCCACCAACTTCGGGTGCACATGGCCGCGCTGGGACTGCCCCTCATCGGCGACCCGCTATACCCCGACATCCTCGACATTTCCGGTGACGACTTCGGCGCCCCGCTGCAGTTGCTTTCGCACAGCCTCGAATTCGACGATCCGTTGAGTGGGCGGCGGCACCGGTTTGTCAGCCGGCGCTCATTGGGTGACATCGGCGCGCCGCCGGCACGGACGGCCGGTTGA
- a CDS encoding M20 family metallopeptidase produces the protein MSAAPASNPALESVEQAVRRRGAELVELSHAIHAEPELAFAEHRSCAKTQALVAERGFEITASAGGLDTAFRADFGNGPLVVGVCAEYDALPGIGHACGHNIIAAAGVGAALGLAEVADELGLKVALLGTPAEEFGGGKALMLQAGTFDDIAVAVMVHPGPIDMAGMRSLALSEVTVHYRGRESHAAVAPYQGVNAADAATVAQVAVGLLRQQLAPGQLVHGIVIDGGQAVNVIPGHAALQYAMRAKDSDSLGELRAKMVACFAAGALATGCDYEINDAAPAYAELKPDQWLVEVCREEMRRLGRHPVPADTEAAMPVGSTDMGNVTQVLPGIHPMIGIDAGGATVHQPGFAAAAAGASADRAVVEGAIILARSIVHLAQDQSQRERVLSARDRRAVS, from the coding sequence ATGTCCGCCGCCCCCGCATCGAATCCCGCATTGGAGAGTGTGGAACAGGCGGTGCGGCGCCGCGGCGCCGAGCTCGTCGAGTTATCCCACGCCATCCACGCCGAGCCGGAGTTGGCCTTCGCCGAACACCGCAGCTGCGCCAAAACGCAGGCACTGGTCGCCGAACGCGGTTTTGAGATCACCGCGTCCGCCGGTGGTTTAGACACCGCGTTTCGCGCCGATTTCGGTAACGGGCCGCTGGTTGTCGGGGTGTGCGCCGAATACGACGCATTACCCGGCATCGGACACGCCTGCGGCCACAACATCATCGCGGCGGCCGGGGTGGGCGCGGCGCTGGGGCTGGCTGAGGTCGCTGACGAGCTGGGACTGAAGGTGGCGTTGCTGGGCACGCCTGCCGAGGAGTTCGGTGGCGGAAAGGCATTGATGCTGCAGGCTGGGACGTTCGACGACATCGCGGTGGCGGTGATGGTGCACCCCGGGCCGATCGATATGGCGGGGATGCGGTCGCTGGCGCTGTCTGAAGTGACCGTGCACTACCGGGGCCGGGAATCGCACGCCGCGGTCGCGCCTTACCAGGGTGTCAACGCCGCGGACGCTGCGACGGTCGCGCAGGTAGCGGTCGGCTTGCTGCGCCAGCAGCTGGCACCTGGGCAGCTGGTGCACGGCATCGTCATCGATGGCGGGCAGGCCGTGAACGTCATTCCCGGGCATGCGGCCCTGCAGTATGCGATGCGGGCCAAAGACTCGGATTCGCTGGGCGAACTGCGGGCCAAAATGGTGGCCTGCTTCGCCGCGGGTGCGCTGGCAACCGGCTGCGACTACGAAATCAACGATGCTGCTCCGGCATACGCGGAACTCAAACCCGATCAGTGGCTCGTCGAGGTGTGTCGCGAGGAGATGCGCCGGCTCGGGCGCCACCCGGTTCCCGCCGATACCGAGGCGGCGATGCCGGTGGGCAGCACCGATATGGGCAACGTGACCCAGGTGTTGCCGGGCATCCATCCGATGATCGGCATCGACGCTGGCGGCGCCACCGTGCACCAGCCGGGCTTCGCCGCTGCCGCGGCCGGCGCCAGCGCCGACCGCGCGGTCGTCGAAGGTGCAATCATTTTGGCGCGCAGCATAGTCCACCTTGCTCAAGATCAAAGTCAGCGTGAGCGGGTGCTGTCGGCTCGTGACCGGCGGGCGGTGTCATGA